The proteins below are encoded in one region of Rana temporaria chromosome 2, aRanTem1.1, whole genome shotgun sequence:
- the RBBP4 gene encoding histone-binding protein RBBP4 isoform X1, translating into MADKEAAFDDAVEERVINEEYKIWKKNTPFLYDLVMTHALEWPSLTAQWLPDVTRPEGKDFSIHRLVLGTHTSDEQNHLVIASVQLPNDDAQFDASHYDSEKGEFGGFGSVSGKIEIEIKINHEGEVNRARYMPQNPCIIATKTPSSDVLVFDYTKHPSKPDPSGECNPDLRLRGHQKEGYGLSWNPNLSGNLLSASDDHTICLWDISAVPKEGKVVDAKTIFTGHTAVVEDVSWHLLHESLFGSVADDQKLMIWDTRSNNTSKPSHSVDAHTAEVNCLSFNPYSEFILATGSADKTVALWDLRNLKLKLHSFESHKDEIFQQVQWSPHNETILASSGTDRRLNVWDLSKIGEEQSPEDAEDGPPELLFIHGGHTAKISDFSWNPNEPWVICSVSEDNIMQVWQMAENIYNDEDTEGGVDPEGQGS; encoded by the exons ATGGCGGACAAGGAGG CTGCATTTGACGATGCTGTGGAAGAGCGGGTTATCAATGAAGAGTACAAGATCTGGAAGAAGAACACTCCTTTCCTCTATGACTTGGTAATGACCCATgccctggagtggcccagtctaACAGCTCAGTGGCtcccagatgtcaccag GCCTGAAGGAAAAGATTTTAGTATCCATCGCTTGGTTCTTGGAACTCACACCTCTGATGAACAGAATCACCTTGTGATTGCCAGTGTGCAGCTTCCTAATGATGATGCTCAGTTCGATGCATCTCACTATGATAGTGAGAAAGGAG AGTTTGGAGGCTTTGGCTCAGTCAGTGGTAAAATAGAAATTGAGATTAAAATTAACCATGAAGGAGAGGTAAACAGAGCTCGCTACATGCCTCAAAACCCCTGCATCATTGCAACCAAAACCCCATCCAGTGATGTCCTTGTGTTTGACTACACTAAACACCCATCCAAGCCAG ATCCTTCAGGAGAGTGTAATCCAGATCTTAGGCTTCGTGGTCACCAAAAGGAAGGCTATGGATTGTCCTGGAATCCTAACCTCAGTGGGAATTTACTTAGTGCatctgatgatcat ACTATTTGCCTATGGGATATCAGTGCAGTCCCCAAGGAAGGAAAAGTTGTAGATGCCAAGACCATCTTCACAGGACATACTGCAGTGGTGGAAGATGTTTCCTGGCACTTACTACATGAGTCTTTGTTTGGATCAGTGGCAGATGACCAGAAGCTCATGAT ATGGGATACCCGGTCTAACAACACATCAAAGCCTAGCCATTCTGTAGATGCTCACACAGCAGAAGTCAACTGCCTTTCTTTCAATCCCTACAGTGAATTTATCTTGGCCACTGGGTCAGCAGACAAG ACTGTTGCTTTGTGGGATCTGCGTAATCTTAAGCTCAAATTGCATTCCTTCGAATCCCATAAGGATGAGATTTTCCAG CAGGTACAATGGTCTCCACATAATGAAACTATACTGGCATCCAGTGGCACTGACCGAAGACTGAATGTTTGGGATTTAAG caaaattGGAGAGGAGCAGTCCCCAGAGGATGCAGAAGATGGTCCACCAGAACTATTG ttTATTCACGGAGGACATACAGCAAAAATTTCTGACTTCTCATGGAATCCAAATGAACCATGGGTGATCTGCTCTGTTTCTGAAGATAATATTATGCAAGTCTGGCAGATG gctGAGAACATCTACAATGATGAAGACACGGAGGGTGGTGTGGATCCTGAGGGCCAGGGATCCTAG
- the RBBP4 gene encoding histone-binding protein RBBP4 isoform X2, with translation MADKEAAFDDAVEERVINEEYKIWKKNTPFLYDLVMTHALEWPSLTAQWLPDVTRPEGKDFSIHRLVLGTHTSDEQNHLVIASVQLPNDDAQFDASHYDSEKGEFGGFGSVSGKIEIEIKINHEGEVNRARYMPQNPCIIATKTPSSDVLVFDYTKHPSKPDPSGECNPDLRLRGHQKEGYGLSWNPNLSGNLLSASDDHTICLWDISAVPKEGKVVDAKTIFTGHTAVVEDVSWHLLHESLFGSVADDQKLMIWDTRSNNTSKPSHSVDAHTAEVNCLSFNPYSEFILATGSADKTVALWDLRNLKLKLHSFESHKDEIFQVQWSPHNETILASSGTDRRLNVWDLSKIGEEQSPEDAEDGPPELLFIHGGHTAKISDFSWNPNEPWVICSVSEDNIMQVWQMAENIYNDEDTEGGVDPEGQGS, from the exons ATGGCGGACAAGGAGG CTGCATTTGACGATGCTGTGGAAGAGCGGGTTATCAATGAAGAGTACAAGATCTGGAAGAAGAACACTCCTTTCCTCTATGACTTGGTAATGACCCATgccctggagtggcccagtctaACAGCTCAGTGGCtcccagatgtcaccag GCCTGAAGGAAAAGATTTTAGTATCCATCGCTTGGTTCTTGGAACTCACACCTCTGATGAACAGAATCACCTTGTGATTGCCAGTGTGCAGCTTCCTAATGATGATGCTCAGTTCGATGCATCTCACTATGATAGTGAGAAAGGAG AGTTTGGAGGCTTTGGCTCAGTCAGTGGTAAAATAGAAATTGAGATTAAAATTAACCATGAAGGAGAGGTAAACAGAGCTCGCTACATGCCTCAAAACCCCTGCATCATTGCAACCAAAACCCCATCCAGTGATGTCCTTGTGTTTGACTACACTAAACACCCATCCAAGCCAG ATCCTTCAGGAGAGTGTAATCCAGATCTTAGGCTTCGTGGTCACCAAAAGGAAGGCTATGGATTGTCCTGGAATCCTAACCTCAGTGGGAATTTACTTAGTGCatctgatgatcat ACTATTTGCCTATGGGATATCAGTGCAGTCCCCAAGGAAGGAAAAGTTGTAGATGCCAAGACCATCTTCACAGGACATACTGCAGTGGTGGAAGATGTTTCCTGGCACTTACTACATGAGTCTTTGTTTGGATCAGTGGCAGATGACCAGAAGCTCATGAT ATGGGATACCCGGTCTAACAACACATCAAAGCCTAGCCATTCTGTAGATGCTCACACAGCAGAAGTCAACTGCCTTTCTTTCAATCCCTACAGTGAATTTATCTTGGCCACTGGGTCAGCAGACAAG ACTGTTGCTTTGTGGGATCTGCGTAATCTTAAGCTCAAATTGCATTCCTTCGAATCCCATAAGGATGAGATTTTCCAG GTACAATGGTCTCCACATAATGAAACTATACTGGCATCCAGTGGCACTGACCGAAGACTGAATGTTTGGGATTTAAG caaaattGGAGAGGAGCAGTCCCCAGAGGATGCAGAAGATGGTCCACCAGAACTATTG ttTATTCACGGAGGACATACAGCAAAAATTTCTGACTTCTCATGGAATCCAAATGAACCATGGGTGATCTGCTCTGTTTCTGAAGATAATATTATGCAAGTCTGGCAGATG gctGAGAACATCTACAATGATGAAGACACGGAGGGTGGTGTGGATCCTGAGGGCCAGGGATCCTAG